One Magnolia sinica isolate HGM2019 chromosome 2, MsV1, whole genome shotgun sequence genomic window, CATCCGGCTCCGAAGAACTGAAGACCAACCTTCGAGGAAAGGGATCTATTCTCGAGGATTATCTCATTGACCATAACATTGAACAGGGAGGTGAAGTTGTCTCGTTAGAAGACCAGCTGTCAAACAATACACAAGTGGAACTGATACCGGGGCACTTATTCTCAGTCCCCATTGAGACTGAATGGCAAGAAGATGATGTGTACTTAAGCCACCGGAAAGATGCAATAAGGATGATGAGGTATGTTTATGTTGTAATATGTTCTCATTGTAGTGAATGCAAACTGCTGCATCCCTCTTGATGCCCAAGACaaattgaaaaagagagagagagagagagagagagagagagagagaggatgcataTTTCAGCAAGGggcatgcctttttttttttcttttttcttttttaacacacCCGCACCCTCACAccaacacacaccacatgggtacttgaacccataacCTCCGTGTTGAAACCCACTGGGTCTagcactgagccatgagtagggcATGCTAAAACTAATATCAAAATGATTGTTGTAGAACTTGGAAATGTCTCTTTGCTTCTAAGCTTGACATGGGTGAAGTAATGAAAATACTTGCTGATGTAAACTATATAACAAGGATTCCCCATAGCTCAATGATAGACCAGAGTGCagttcaacattgaggtcttgagTTCAAACCTACCTTTTTTTAAAAGTAACAAGGACACAACACTTCTCCATTTGTGCCATGTTGTTATGTGTCTGTATCTGTGACCATATGTTTGACACTTGGAATATGGGGAGCCTCACTCACAATCTGAAAGGTTTTAATTGCCAGTGTCCCCATCCCAATGGTTAAAACACACTTGAAATAGTAGTATATACATATTAAAGCTATAAGGGTAAAATCAGAAATAGAAAATGCCGTGAAATTCCCTATTTCTATTAGTATAGATAAAGAGTTTAAAACTATATAAGTGTTCAACACTGAAATTTTCTAAGATAGAGGTATCATTCACATGGCTTTGTATGTTTTAAGTCTTCCAAACAAGGCATCTTCAGAAAAAGAAACagagaaaagaaaacaaacataTAGGTTCCTTATTGGTATCGaggaatttttcttttatcaaacaGGTCGGCATCTCAGCATTCACGGGCTGCAAATAATGCCTTTCTGAGAGGTGACCGCTTCTCTGCACAGCAACTCTCACAGAAGGCACGGGATGAATGGCTGGCTGCTGAAAAGCTGAATGCCAGGGCCGCTGAGGAAATTCTACGTATCAGGAATGGGAACAATGATGACTGGAAGTTGGATTTGCATGGGCTTCATGCATCCGAAGCTGTCCGTGCACTTGAGGAGCATCTGCAGAGGATTGAAACCCAGATGCCAATGAGACGTTCTGCATCTTGTGATGGCCTAGCCAAGCCAGAAGCAGGGATGGTACATATACATTTTGAGTCTCCTAGTTGCTTGGATATGGAGGGTAGGGCTGGGAAACAGCTGGCATTATCAAGGCCGAGGCAGACAATATTACAAGTTATAACAGGTATACATTTGCCACACTGAACACTAGCTCTGcgcacatacatataataaatttgCAATCATGGGTAAGACTTTATTTTGGTGTGTGCCTGCTTGCCATATAATACTTGACAAACTCAGATCCGAAGATTTCAACGGCTGGAGGCTTCGCTAATTCAACATGTGTAAACAGGCCCCTTTCTGACCCTCGTTTGTGCCAACAACACAATTGTGTTTGAGATCCAAGCAATGCATCATGTAAGCCCCATTACGTAGATCCCCTGGCCAAAATTTTGGGAGGTTcacacatcaagtgagccacaacatAAAATGCCATGGCCAAGTTATTTAGCTAAAATGGACAGCTAAAAAATTCCACGTATATAGTCACTTGGGTGAAAATTGTGAGAGAGGGGTTTTTGATGAGATTCATAACCATACATTTTGTTTTCCTCGACATCGAAGTTGAGGGACTTTCTTGGTTTACACCTTTAGCAAAACAAGGTGATGAGCTGTCATTGCCTTGCATTACTGAGAGgactttagccatccatttgtgtTCTACAAGATGTGGCCTGTCAGATTTCTGACTCAAGATGTTCAATGTATACACCAGTTCTATACATGGGGCAGCATGTAGAACTGGGGTTTCATGCACATGTGGGTTTAGAAAACCTCCACCTATCTAAGAAGGCTGCGTGTTTTTGTTTGGAAATTCCAATTTCCATGTACATAGGTACATGTATGTAGTTCAAAGCCACATCCCACCTTACCAATGCAGCATCAAGTGACCCATTATTCTCTATGATGCTTACCTGCAATTGACAACATGCGTGCATTTGTACAATACATGTATGCAAGCATTTACATACAATGCttatctccttttctttctttctttttcaacagGGACTGGTAACCATAGCCGAGGACAAGCTGCACTTCCAATGGCAGTAAGAAGCTTCCTCATTGAAAACGGGTGAAATTTTGCATTCTCATCTGATTCATTTCTTTACTGAAACAATTCAGTAGTGTTAACTGTTAACCACCTCTGATACCCAGACCTTTCTTTCCACTCCTGACAGATACCGTTTCGACGATGCAAGGCCCGGGGTTTTTGCCGTTCGGCCCAAGTTCCGACACAGGTGACTTCGGAAAATTGGGTTCTCTTATGCTGGGTGTTGTATTAATCTATTTATGTTTCTTTATTGTAGCCAACACGTattgaaatccaagtttgaataAATTATTCCTGTCCAAAATTGTACAATATATAATTTgggttgtaagttgtaacagtGCAGTTTATTGCTGATGAAAACAGCATGGAAAACTGTAGTCAAGTGTTCTTTTTCCCCAGTCTCAGTATCTGCAATCTAAATCCCTTGACTGTAACTGATATCTTCATCGCATTTAGTGCATTCTAGTGATAGTTGTCTATTGAGTTATATGATTCTCAGCCCGTGAACATGCTTGGAACTATCTGGCCTATACTTCTTCCAAGAGGATGTCCTGACACTCATGATCtgatgggcccaacaatgggAAATCAATACATATCATCAGTCACCATCAAAACTGATTCACATCCGCCGCTACAGCCAGCCCAAGCTCCACTTCATCCAAATCATATGGTTTGGActtttggatcaacatgagcaTGAGATGTGAGAAAGATGAGTCACCAACATGGTTCAATGGTGGTCTGTCAACAGAATGTTCAAATTAAAACTGACCTGTAATTTGTACAATCCTGAGTACCTGTGAGTCCAGCACAAGGTTTAAAACCAGTGTGTCAGGTACCACAGATGCAGCCAGCATGGCCCTGTATTGTTCTGTTTAGGGTTGATACAGCTGTAACATTCATGGACCATACCactatgggaagcggattgcgtactaagtaaactctgtgggatccaccgtgatttacatgttttatctactccgtccattcattttaacatacAATTTGAGGgcttgatctgaaaaatgaagtatatccaaatctcaagtggacctcaccaccagaaacagtgtgaattgaacttctatcgttgaaaatttctgagggcccacagaagctttggatcaatgtctttgtggtttcccttcatccatgtctttgtgatcttacgaacaggttggatgaaaaataaaaatcaccgtggcccatagaaaggtttcaacagcggaagtcattattcctaccgtttcctgtggtttggtgcacttgagctttgggcataattatattttggactcaaccactataatgagctggaaaaatggatggacggtgtggataacctaCATAAATTCACAGTaggctcaactgagtttactcagtacgataaaacatactgagtaactcagtacgctatccGATTTCACCACTATGTCACCCTATATGATGCAATAAATGCCAGGTTAggatgaaatcggattgtgtactgagttactcagcacgctcttattgtactgagtaaactcagttgggcccaccacgaatgcatgtagtttatccacaccgtccattcgtttttatagatcattttatgggttaaaaccaaaattgatgcatatacaaagctcaagtgggccataccactgaaaaaagtggaactattgatttcaaccgttgcaaattttctaaggcccccagtgatgtttatttgtcatccaaactgttcataagatcagaaggacatggatgaagggaaaacacaaatatcggcttgatctaaaacctctgttgtccccaagaatttttcaatggtagatgttcaattcacacagtttctggtggtgtgttccattcgagatttggatatgctccatttttgggataaagcactaaaattatgtgttaaaatagatggacggagggaatataatgcatgaatgacacaggggcccacggagtttactcagtgagcttaccgtactgagttactcagtacgcaatccgcttccggttagGATGACACTTTAAACCCATTCCCAGCCCAAAGCCATTCACTTTGTCATAGTCAGCTTGAGGGCAGGAATACAACTCTAAGATCTCCCCTTCTGATCGGTAGGTATAAAACTGGAAGACTGGACAGTAGTCTGAGATGAGCTATTGGATGTAAGCATCCATTTCCAAACCACTGGGCAGATAAAGGATCGTATGATGAAATCAACCAGATGATCAAACCTAGATTAACAAAAATCTCAAAGTAGAAAGAAAATCATCTGAATAACTTCAAATGAGACTTTGGCGAATCCAAAATCCCATCCATACAGCCTTACTAATGGTGGGGATTGCAACTCTTGCACTCAATTAGAGTTATTCAAATACAAAAGCATAGAACACTAATGCACATGCACAAAATGGCTGATAGACCAATTCATTTGAATAATGGTTGAAGTACCTAAACTATTCAAGCTGAAGGGCGCTTTGCATCCACAGCTTCCTTGAGTTTCCTTCCCAATGCTAATGCTAAAGGAGGAGGGACAGCATTCCCAATTTGCCTGTGCTTGTTTTGGATATTACCAGAAAACTTATAGCTATCAAGGAAACCCTGCAAGGGTACACATGCATACAAGGTCAGATGTCGGTTTGTCTTGGTCCTTTTCTTTTGGGGCAAGTTCCAGTGGTACAGGTACCAcataagcttatggtggtaccatGCAAATGTGGGGCCCAGTCATATATTCAcggaatccaacccatccatgagATGTGTCACTTCAGAAAACCGCAAGagcccaaaaaatcagcccaatccaaaattcagatgggccacagcacAGGGAACACATTGATAGGGAATTCCCACCATTGATTAGCATGGAAGGGGCCACTGTGTTGTGTGTATATAATAAAGGCCGTTCATACACTTCATCCACTCCAAATGAAGGTATCCAAGGGCTGGTGTTCCCACATTAGTTTTGGACCGTGTGACCCATCTGGTATATGAGTTGGATGGTCTGAATGGATCATGCGAGCCCCACATCTGCCCAATACCACTTAAGCACACCCTTTATTGGCACAAGTTTTGGTGCATATATCTATGTTGTGGGTCGGTTAACCTTCTTGGAAATGAAAAGGAGATTTGTCAAGCCTACACCAAATAGCTGGAGTAAGGCAATGAATTTTAAGGATTCCTTATTTTGGCAAATGAATACATACACCCTGATTCTACCATCATGTAATAATTGTGCAAGGATAAGATTGTTGAGGGATTTACCTGAGACCTCGCACATTCTCGAACTGTAAGTATCCTGTCCTGTTCAGGGTGAAAGCACATGCCAACCTTACCCATGGGCTGAGGGTCTGTGATGGAAGTTGGGAAGTTTCCTTCCCAATCCAACCTACCAAACAGTCCCTTCCACTGATTGTGCCTCTTGGCTGTGTTTGGCAGGCACCAAGGTATCAAATCCACCATTTGACCAGTAGACAGTTTAACCTGCATTTTGTAGACGTTGTAAGACAATACACCACAAACATCTGAGTTCATTAAAAAGTAGAAGGAAAACTGATATAAAATCCAACATGTACTGTCAATGAGTATCTTGTTGGCTGATTAGTTTAATCCATCACTGTTAGTAGAGCTAGAATCAGCGATGTAAGTACCTTTTCTTCTGGTAGGTCATGCCAATCAGCACCTGGGCGCTTTGGAATTCTTTGGCATCGGATGTAGTTCAACTCATTCATTTCTTTTGATATGTGATCACTCAAGACCAACATGTTCCCTCGGATTTGCTTTTGGAACCATGACACAGAATCATTTCCATACTGCAAACAAAAAACAAGGAGCAATTGTAAGAGCAATGAAAATAGGCCATCAGTTAAATGAAGGTCAAAAGGATATCTCAAAGTGTATTCCATCATTAGAAGTTTTAACTAATTTTGTTTTGTGCAAACAACCGAGGACAAGGTTTCATCAGAAAACTCACATCCATCTCTGTTTTAGATGCTCCATTTCCAACGGGTGGGAGATCTCCAATTGTATCTCTCACAGTTATTGCACGGAAGGGTGCCCCTCCAGCTGTACTCCTGACAGCAGCATACTGTACATCCCCTGGTAATGTGATTTTCAGTTCCGGGCCTGCAAAGACGTGCATTGGCTCTGGCCACTCTGGGAGTGTCTCTTCTGGAGAAGCTGCCCATATGAATGCTCGTTTTCTAGACTGAGAAACGCCAAAGGCTCCAGCCTCTAGAACACCAAATCTCACCTAAAAAGGCACACGCAGAAATTATATAGCTGCTTTACAAgaggggaaagaaaaaaaaaagtacatgcAAAGGGACAATACCTGATAACCCATTTCAAGAAGCGAAGCAAGAGTTAATCGGAATGTCTGCCCTTtgttaaaagaaacaaaattcctcacgttttctaaaagaaaaaatttcgGCCGGAAGTAATCGGCAAAGGACAAAAATGCTAAGATCATTTCACACTGGACCTTACTCCAAGTGCTTTGATTAAACCTGTTCATTCCAGAGAACCCCTGCAAAGAAACTAGGCcttgtgaaaaaataataatgataataataataatttataagtGTAAAAATTCAAACTGTTGTGGCAATGCCTAAGGCTATGTGGAAAAGATTATAAACCTGACATGGAGGACCTCCATTGATGAAATCTACTTGACCCGGCACTGGCAGTTTATTGACATTCTCCTCACCAAACTTTGCTGCTAATTCAGCAGCTTCAGAAGTTGAAATACAATCCTCTATATCCCCACACTTTTCCATGATAGCTCTGAAATTTCAAACAAGTTACATGTAAAATGAAAAtctgaaacagagagagagagagagagagagagagagagagagagagagagaagagctaTACAAAGATACCAGAACCACAAAATCTAAGAAATCAGATGCCAACTAAAAGCATATGAATCCACTTCTAtccaaagaaacaaaataaaaatatggAAGATGAATTTGTCACCTCAATATCACGTTACAATTATCAATGAACATTAAAGTGTCTGGATGATTAAGGTTAAATGCCTCTGCTGCTGGTTGCTCATATTCAATTGCCCATTTAGTAAATGAAACCCCTGCAAATTTTACAATCAGGGATCACAATGAGCTTGGACAAGAAATTCAacagaaggaaggaagaaaggaagaaaagaaagaaaaaaataaagcatatttaAGTTGAATAAGATAAATTAGGACAAAGGCAATTACCGGCACGTTGCAATCCCTCAGACAAACCACCACAACCAGCAAAAATGTCTAAAGTAGCCAAACGATTCTCCTGAGGGGCATCTTGTTGTTGATCAGAAGCATTGATTTCTCCTTCCTTGCACTTTCCCTTGTCCTTTCTTGATACAGTACCATGAACTGCCTTTCCTGTCAAGGACCTCAACTTGACACTAGCAGGCAGCTGTTACAGAATAGAATTTACTGTTTAGTGTACAAACCCAAGCAACCTGACTCTGCttctttctattttatttaaaaaaatattgaaCCACAGTCATGACACTGCACCATACAACAGCTACAAACTCAACCCTGAATCTACCCAAAACTCAAGAACAATTCATCCTAAAGATTTGGAACCAAATCTTTGAGTCTCTAGGCATAGTTAATCTTGCATAAGGTGGCAAAGGATAAACTCTACCTGCTTAAGGGCTCCTTTGGAAGGATCATACATGTATTCACTGAAGAAGATATGCTCAAAGATTGCAGGGCCATCCAGAGATGGAAGATCATGCTTCTTTCTAACTTCACACTTCCCTTCTATCATCTCCACTGGCACACTGAGTGTTTCTTCACTGTAATACACCTGCCATTTGGACAATTGGATATTTTAGAAACATGAGGCCAAGAATTATTCTGGAACAATTCGTAAAAGCAACATGACATAAAGAATTTATAAAGCAGGATAAACTACTCTGCATTATGCAAAGCATATGCTCTTCATAAAGAATAAAATCATGTAGGATTATTGGAATGGCTCTTACCTCTCTGACATCAGAACTGTATGCCTTTGCAGCTGAAACGTCCTCTGCTCTGTAAAACCTCCTGACTTTGACTTGGGTGGATTTTGGGTCAGCTTTCTTAGATCCTTTGGGGACTTCAATCTCCATTAACTGGCACACAACATAGGCCTTCAGTCCCACATTTCTACCAGCCTTGAAAGTGGCAACATCCTCATCTACTTCCCATGCAAAATGCTGAGGACTTACATACACAAAGTCATGAACAGAGTATTCAATCCTTTTGTAGACAAAACCAGCCTTTGAAGAGTTCACTTTGAACTCTTCCTCCTGAACTTCTCTTATCTTGCAAGAGTGACAAACCCCAGACCCAAGACCCATAGTGTCGAAAGGAAGACTAAAGAAAGCACCTTTCTCAGGCCAATACAAACTTTTACAATAGTATTCAACAGGcaatcctttcttttttctttcctcaGCTTTTGCCCTGTCAACCTTATCAGCATTAGCATTTCCCTTCCTATGCTCATGTCCCCATGAGATCGACCGAACATCGACAGTTACACTTTCTTTGACATCCCCCAACTCAACTTCTGTGCATTCATTTGTCAAGAAAACCTCCCTCTCGTTTGCTGCATTTCCAAGAACAGTTTGGCATCCTCTCTGCATCACCCTTCCGTGAACCATTTTTTCACCATCTAATCTTTCAAACATGTATTCCACAAAGACAATAACCAGTGCTTCTTCTGACTCACCTGCTTCAACCAACACAGCTCCACCTACGGCAATTATATCTCCACATACCCTAGCACGCTTATAAAGAACCTCACCAGAACGCATCTTGCCTATTGACTCCCCATCCCATCCATTCTCCTCTCTGGTAGACTTGGACTTTTGTGGTTTATTAGCTGAATGAGATTTGGCAGTCTTCTCTTGTACTAACACATTTTCTTCTTCCACTTCCTCTTCATTCTCTTCTTGCTCCTCATCTACCTCTTCATCTTCCTTGGGTTCATTGCCAGTTCCCTCCTTTGAGTCATCTGGCAGGTAGTTTGAATAGTATTCCCCCCAAATTCGATTGATCAGCCTGGTTGTGGTTGCCTGCATTGCCTTCTTTGTCACTGTTGGTGTCATCCCTGCCCTGGGATTCAAGTTCACTTCCTTTTTCAGCACAACCTTCTTCTTCATCACCAGCTTAGTATGATGCCTCTCCTCCATCTTATCTGAAAGACCAGTGACAAAAGCACTCTTCCGGATCATCTCATCTGGATATTCAGCAAACTGCTGAAGAATAATCTGCCCATGAACCACCACATATCTCTCAACTGCTGCAGGAATTGAGGAAATATAGGCAGGATGCTTCTTCTCAAATTCTGACACTTTCTTAATAACATCTGCAAATGAAAGCCTTGACACTCTGGTCTGTTCCTTCAACAAGGTGATGATGCTTATCGCAAGCCTTGCTGTTTTTAAAACTGGTTCATACCATGTAGCATACTGCTTTGATGGCTTCCCAAGCCTGTACCTGAAGAGTAAAATACATGCAGCAAAGTACACATGGTTTAGAAGCCAAAACAAATTGCAAAATTTCTCAGGCAATATAAAAAGGATATAGATTCTATCTTTTAGGCAAAAGGAAACAAATCGAAGGCACCGTCCTAATACAAAAATAAAAGCATTACCAGGCTCCATCTGTTCTGATAGAAATGAAGACCATCGATGAACCAAACTCGATCATCCATTCCTTGATTGCACTCAAATAAATAGGAATGCCATCCACATTTGCAGCTTCCAATGCACTTGAAGAAGACTGCACCGGATCAGCATCAATACAAAACCCACTTCCGTCATCTGCTGTCATCACCCCCGACCCAAATATTGTTACATCAACTTCAGCACATGGTTTCATTGGCAGTAGCTCTAAAGAAATAAGCCTTGAATCTGAATTGTAAAGTGACCAGTTATGAAGCATGCTTCGAGGAAGCTCATCAGGATACACACTGGTGTCATTGTCAAAGAAGACATATTCATCCATTTCTTGGACAGAGGTTTTATAATATGCAGGTAGAGGATAGTCATTTGCAATCTCATCTTCATTGATCTTGATGTAGAACTTGTTCGAAGCTGATGATGGAGCACGCCGCGTTTTCTTCATTGATTTCCAATACTCTTCTTCCTGCAACAACCGTGCCATTttctcatcctcatcttcatcaactaTGCTAGTGGACGAACCAGATTGGTTTGACTTCCCTCCCTCCTTAATCTTCAGGCTCTTATCTGAAACCTTTGGTACCATCTTGTTAAATTCTCCCCTCTTCTGAGACTCATCTCTTAGTGCAACAAGAACAGGCAATCCAGTAAAGAGCTGATCATTTTTATTAGATGTCTCATCCAAACCAATCAGTTGGTTATAGATGAAATTCCCCAACGAGATAACGAAGTCCTTGCTCGGGGCACCGCCAGGAAAGTTTTTGCTTCCACTCATTGACCGGACAACCCCAGCAAGCAATTCATCAAGGCCCAAGTCAGGATTTCCTCCATAAGACTTTGACAATTTTTTGAAAACTTCAATGCAAGTGCGTGCCTTTTCAAAGAAATGGTCAAAGTACTTCTTGTAGCTATTTGCAGGTTTAATGCAGTCATAATCTGCAAGATCGGTTGAAATCCAAATTACTGGAGACCCTTCTTCATAACCAGAGATTGCCCATGACTCAATCCGCCCAAAACCTTCACACCTGATACCTTTGTCCTTTTCTTTCCCCGAAGTTTCCTCCAAGGGCATGACCAGTGCAGTAACATATAAATCATCTACCTCAGACATTTCGAATGGCTGTGGAACTCCATCAATATCATGGAGGATGAAATCCACAAGATTTCTTGTTGGCCGAGGATCTTCCTTCCCAACCCCCTTAGTCAGCCGGAGTGCAACAACCTCTTCTTCCACCAAGTGATCCTGTTTGGTATCAACAACTGAGG contains:
- the LOC131236692 gene encoding uncharacterized protein LOC131236692; this translates as MARRLHSKMSQTRGRSSGWAAFDLKQQQKQGVKPEHDIDPYPPMPNITSAHTTGNLVMNNFPPKRSFASVVQPSVAFPVLINNTRSGIQAATSSKKLENQAAEGSSITANLEKLKKLHSWADDSLIEDVLAAVSDDGDQASAILRAMVPSGSEELKTNLRGKGSILEDYLIDHNIEQGGEVVSLEDQLSNNTQVELIPGHLFSVPIETEWQEDDVYLSHRKDAIRMMRSASQHSRAANNAFLRGDRFSAQQLSQKARDEWLAAEKLNARAAEEILRIRNGNNDDWKLDLHGLHASEAVRALEEHLQRIETQMPMRRSASCDGLAKPEAGMVHIHFESPSCLDMEGRAGKQLALSRPRQTILQVITGTGNHSRGQAALPMAVRSFLIENGYRFDDARPGVFAVRPKFRHR
- the LOC131236693 gene encoding DNA (cytosine-5)-methyltransferase 1B-like, with amino-acid sequence MGSATVLDLNPAAIKTNGGNSSGMKNKSKGKSSAKPNTASADIELDTNEIVVADSKEKKRGRTEKDGEPAVSRKMPKRAAACSDFKEKSVRLSEKSSVVDTKQDHLVEEEVVALRLTKGVGKEDPRPTRNLVDFILHDIDGVPQPFEMSEVDDLYVTALVMPLEETSGKEKDKGIRCEGFGRIESWAISGYEEGSPVIWISTDLADYDCIKPANSYKKYFDHFFEKARTCIEVFKKLSKSYGGNPDLGLDELLAGVVRSMSGSKNFPGGAPSKDFVISLGNFIYNQLIGLDETSNKNDQLFTGLPVLVALRDESQKRGEFNKMVPKVSDKSLKIKEGGKSNQSGSSTSIVDEDEDEKMARLLQEEEYWKSMKKTRRAPSSASNKFYIKINEDEIANDYPLPAYYKTSVQEMDEYVFFDNDTSVYPDELPRSMLHNWSLYNSDSRLISLELLPMKPCAEVDVTIFGSGVMTADDGSGFCIDADPVQSSSSALEAANVDGIPIYLSAIKEWMIEFGSSMVFISIRTDGAWYRLGKPSKQYATWYEPVLKTARLAISIITLLKEQTRVSRLSFADVIKKVSEFEKKHPAYISSIPAAVERYVVVHGQIILQQFAEYPDEMIRKSAFVTGLSDKMEERHHTKLVMKKKVVLKKEVNLNPRAGMTPTVTKKAMQATTTRLINRIWGEYYSNYLPDDSKEGTGNEPKEDEEVDEEQEENEEEVEEENVLVQEKTAKSHSANKPQKSKSTREENGWDGESIGKMRSGEVLYKRARVCGDIIAVGGAVLVEAGESEEALVIVFVEYMFERLDGEKMVHGRVMQRGCQTVLGNAANEREVFLTNECTEVELGDVKESVTVDVRSISWGHEHRKGNANADKVDRAKAEERKKKGLPVEYYCKSLYWPEKGAFFSLPFDTMGLGSGVCHSCKIREVQEEEFKVNSSKAGFVYKRIEYSVHDFVYVSPQHFAWEVDEDVATFKAGRNVGLKAYVVCQLMEIEVPKGSKKADPKSTQVKVRRFYRAEDVSAAKAYSSDVREVYYSEETLSVPVEMIEGKCEVRKKHDLPSLDGPAIFEHIFFSEYMYDPSKGALKQLPASVKLRSLTGKAVHGTVSRKDKGKCKEGEINASDQQQDAPQENRLATLDIFAGCGGLSEGLQRAGVSFTKWAIEYEQPAAEAFNLNHPDTLMFIDNCNVILRAIMEKCGDIEDCISTSEAAELAAKFGEENVNKLPVPGQVDFINGGPPCQGFSGMNRFNQSTWSKVQCEMILAFLSFADYFRPKFFLLENVRNFVSFNKGQTFRLTLASLLEMGYQVRFGVLEAGAFGVSQSRKRAFIWAASPEETLPEWPEPMHVFAGPELKITLPGDVQYAAVRSTAGGAPFRAITVRDTIGDLPPVGNGASKTEMDYGNDSVSWFQKQIRGNMLVLSDHISKEMNELNYIRCQRIPKRPGADWHDLPEEKVKLSTGQMVDLIPWCLPNTAKRHNQWKGLFGRLDWEGNFPTSITDPQPMGKVGMCFHPEQDRILTVRECARSQGFLDSYKFSGNIQNKHRQIGNAVPPPLALALGRKLKEAVDAKRPSA